From Demequina capsici, one genomic window encodes:
- the thrC gene encoding threonine synthase, protein MAHVWNGIIREYLDRMPFDESDTIVTLGEGGTPLVPAPSISKEVGASVFVKVEGMNPTGSFKDRGMTSAITQVVKDGDHTVVCASTGNTSASAAAYAAHAGLRCVVMIPQGKIAAGKMAQAIVHGAELVQVDGNFDECLDIVRELSQNYPIALVNSVNPYRLQGQKTAAFEIVDQLGDAPDIHMLPVGNAGNISAYWMGFKEALQHGDATRLPKIWGVQAAGAAPFVAGHPIKDPETVATAIRIGKPASWDLAVAARDESGGWIRAVSDSQILNAQARLAADVGVFVEPASAAPIAGLLAAAALGEVPAGATITCSVTGNGLKDTATALAGREIEPTVIPVDTEAAAKVLGL, encoded by the coding sequence ATGGCCCACGTCTGGAACGGCATCATCCGCGAGTACCTGGACAGGATGCCCTTCGACGAGAGCGACACCATCGTCACGCTCGGCGAGGGCGGCACGCCGCTCGTGCCCGCGCCGTCCATCTCCAAGGAGGTGGGCGCGAGCGTCTTCGTGAAGGTCGAGGGGATGAACCCCACGGGCTCATTCAAGGACCGTGGCATGACCTCCGCCATCACCCAGGTCGTCAAGGACGGCGACCACACCGTCGTCTGCGCCTCCACGGGCAACACCTCGGCATCGGCCGCGGCCTACGCCGCCCATGCGGGCCTTCGCTGCGTCGTCATGATCCCGCAGGGCAAGATCGCCGCCGGCAAGATGGCGCAGGCGATCGTCCACGGCGCCGAGCTCGTCCAGGTGGACGGCAACTTCGACGAGTGCCTCGACATCGTCCGCGAGCTGTCGCAGAACTACCCCATCGCGCTCGTGAACTCCGTCAACCCCTACCGCCTGCAGGGGCAGAAGACCGCGGCGTTCGAGATCGTCGACCAGCTCGGCGACGCCCCCGACATCCACATGCTGCCCGTCGGCAACGCCGGCAACATCTCCGCGTACTGGATGGGCTTCAAGGAGGCGCTCCAGCACGGCGACGCCACCCGCCTTCCGAAGATCTGGGGAGTCCAGGCCGCCGGCGCCGCGCCCTTCGTCGCGGGCCACCCCATCAAGGATCCCGAGACGGTCGCCACCGCGATCCGCATCGGCAAGCCCGCGTCGTGGGACCTCGCGGTCGCCGCACGTGACGAGTCCGGGGGCTGGATTCGCGCCGTGTCCGACTCCCAGATCCTCAACGCCCAGGCGCGCCTGGCCGCCGACGTCGGCGTGTTCGTGGAGCCCGCCTCCGCCGCACCGATCGCCGGGCTGCTCGCGGCGGCCGCGCTGGGTGAGGTGCCCGCCGGTGCCACGATCACCTGCAGCGTCACCGGCAACGGGCTCAAGGACACCGCGACCGCGCTCGCGGGACGCGAGATCGAGCCGACCGTCATCCCTGTCGACACGGAGGCCGCCGCGAAGGTGCTGGGGCTCTAG
- the argS gene encoding arginine--tRNA ligase yields MTPEQLSETIRAALLAGIDDSDFQLSPFDIPEDVRVERPRQREHGDWSTNIAMQLAKKAGTSPREFATTLAERLAEIDGIDAAEVAGPGFLNIRLAAGAAGELARTIVEANGAYGRGETLKGVTVNLEFVSANPTGPVHLGGARWAAVGDSLARLLEFHEARVIREYYFNDHGSQIDNFARSLVAAIKGEETPENGYGGEYILETANRVLIEAMEVGERDPLELPADELQEFFRKRGVHLMFDEVKASLHDFGVDFDVYFHEDSLHESGKVDRAVAELKGSGALYEADGAWWLKSTDHGDDKDRVVIKSDGEAAYIAGDIAYIRDKHERGADLCIYLLGADHHGYIARLKAAAAALGYDPDSVEVIIGQLVNLVKDGQPVRMSKRAGTVVTMHDLVDAVGVDAARYALARSSADSTIDIDLDLLASASNANPVFYVQYAHARTAGVARNAAEYGISLDKGFDAALLTHESEAALLGALGEFPRVVAHAVEYREQHRVARYLEDLATAFNKWYDRTRVTPQGDEPITELHHTRLWLNDATGMVLRTGLHLLGVSAPERM; encoded by the coding sequence GTGACTCCCGAGCAGCTCAGCGAGACCATCCGCGCCGCCCTCCTGGCCGGAATCGACGACAGCGACTTCCAGCTGTCCCCGTTCGACATCCCCGAGGACGTGCGCGTGGAGCGACCCCGCCAGCGCGAGCACGGCGACTGGTCCACGAACATCGCGATGCAGCTCGCCAAGAAAGCCGGCACCAGCCCTCGCGAGTTCGCGACGACCCTCGCCGAGCGGCTTGCCGAGATCGACGGCATCGACGCTGCGGAGGTCGCCGGTCCTGGCTTCCTCAACATCCGTCTGGCCGCTGGTGCCGCCGGCGAGCTGGCCCGCACCATCGTGGAGGCGAACGGAGCGTACGGCCGCGGCGAGACGCTCAAGGGCGTCACCGTGAACCTCGAGTTCGTGTCCGCCAACCCGACCGGCCCGGTTCACCTGGGCGGCGCCCGCTGGGCCGCGGTGGGCGACTCGCTCGCGCGCCTGCTCGAGTTCCACGAGGCGCGCGTCATCCGCGAGTACTACTTCAACGACCACGGCTCGCAGATCGACAACTTCGCGAGGTCCCTGGTCGCCGCCATCAAGGGCGAGGAGACCCCGGAGAACGGCTACGGCGGTGAGTACATCCTCGAGACCGCGAACCGTGTCCTGATCGAGGCGATGGAGGTCGGAGAGCGTGACCCGCTCGAGCTCCCCGCCGATGAGCTGCAGGAGTTCTTCCGCAAGCGTGGCGTGCACCTCATGTTCGACGAGGTCAAGGCGTCGCTGCACGACTTCGGGGTCGACTTCGACGTGTACTTCCACGAGGACTCGCTGCACGAGTCGGGCAAGGTCGACAGGGCCGTGGCCGAGCTCAAGGGGTCGGGAGCCCTGTACGAGGCCGACGGTGCGTGGTGGCTCAAGTCGACAGACCACGGTGACGACAAGGATCGGGTCGTCATCAAGTCCGACGGCGAGGCCGCCTACATCGCGGGCGACATCGCGTACATCCGCGACAAGCACGAACGTGGCGCGGACCTCTGCATCTACCTGCTCGGAGCGGATCACCACGGCTACATCGCGCGCCTCAAGGCCGCCGCCGCGGCGCTCGGCTACGACCCCGACTCCGTCGAGGTCATCATCGGGCAGCTGGTGAACCTCGTGAAGGACGGCCAGCCGGTGCGGATGTCCAAGCGCGCCGGCACCGTCGTGACGATGCACGATCTGGTCGACGCCGTCGGCGTGGATGCCGCCCGCTACGCTCTGGCGCGTTCCAGCGCCGACTCCACGATCGACATCGACCTCGATCTGCTCGCTTCGGCCTCCAACGCCAACCCCGTCTTCTATGTGCAGTACGCGCACGCCCGCACCGCGGGAGTCGCACGCAATGCGGCGGAGTACGGCATCTCGCTCGACAAGGGCTTCGACGCCGCGCTGCTCACGCACGAGTCCGAGGCGGCGCTGCTGGGCGCGCTCGGCGAGTTCCCGCGCGTCGTCGCCCATGCGGTCGAGTACCGCGAGCAGCACCGTGTGGCGCGCTACCTCGAGGACCTCGCGACCGCGTTCAACAAGTGGTATGACCGCACGCGAGTCACCCCGCAGGGCGACGAGCCGATCACCGAGCTGCACCACACGCGGCTGTGGCTCAACGACGCCACGGGCATGGTGCTGCGCACCGGGCTCCACTTGCTGGGCGTCAGCGCACCCGAGAGGATGTAA
- a CDS encoding SDR family oxidoreductase yields the protein MTTYAVTGASGQLGRKIVQSLLDLHISPFDVIALARDTAKVEDLAALGVRTRTADYDQPETLTAALDGVDRLVLVSASEPGKRLPQHQAVISAAEAAGVQRIVYTSLLKADDTTNGLAPEHIATEEVLAASPVETTALRNSWYIENYTGQIGSYLEQGAIIGAAGDGLISAATRQDYAEAAAAAAVADAVKPTYELGGTAFTLADLAATVSAVSGKEIGYTNVTVDELTAGMVGAGMPEGVASFWASIDGSIAVGDLHTESTDLADLIGRQPTPLADAVKAAL from the coding sequence ATGACCACCTACGCCGTCACCGGAGCCTCGGGCCAGCTCGGCCGCAAGATCGTCCAGTCGCTTCTGGACCTCCACATCTCGCCCTTCGACGTGATCGCGCTCGCTCGCGACACTGCCAAGGTCGAGGACCTCGCCGCGCTCGGCGTCCGCACGCGCACCGCCGACTACGATCAGCCCGAGACCCTGACGGCCGCCCTTGACGGCGTCGACCGCCTGGTGCTCGTGTCCGCCTCCGAGCCCGGCAAGCGGCTCCCGCAGCACCAGGCCGTGATCTCCGCGGCCGAGGCAGCGGGCGTGCAGCGCATCGTCTACACGTCGCTGCTCAAGGCCGACGACACCACGAACGGCCTGGCACCTGAGCACATCGCCACGGAAGAGGTCCTCGCGGCGTCGCCCGTCGAGACCACCGCGCTGCGCAACTCCTGGTACATCGAGAACTACACCGGTCAGATCGGTTCCTACCTGGAGCAGGGCGCGATCATCGGCGCCGCCGGCGACGGCCTGATCTCCGCTGCCACGCGCCAGGACTACGCGGAGGCCGCCGCGGCCGCCGCAGTCGCCGACGCGGTGAAGCCCACCTACGAGCTCGGCGGCACCGCCTTCACGCTGGCCGACCTCGCCGCCACGGTGTCCGCGGTCTCCGGCAAGGAGATCGGCTACACGAACGTGACGGTCGACGAGCTCACTGCGGGCATGGTCGGAGCAGGCATGCCCGAAGGCGTCGCCTCGTTCTGGGCGTCCATCGACGGCTCGATCGCCGTCGGCGACCTGCACACCGAGTCGACCGACCTCGCGGACCTGATCGGCCGCCAGCCGACCCCGCTCGCGGACGCGGTCAAGGCCGCGCTCTAG
- a CDS encoding homoserine dehydrogenase, which produces MSGALKDPVKIAVLGCGTVGTQVVRLLTEQADDLAWRVGAPVVLAGVYVRDTAVPRDVVVPVPSLTSDAEALIADADVVVEVMGGIEPARTMILQAIAAGASVVTANKALLAAHGPELYEAADAAGVDLYFEAAVAGAIPIVRPVRESLAGDHVTRVLGIVNGTTNYVLDEMTTKGLAYGDVVSEAQRLGYAEADPTADVEGYDAAAKAAILASLAFHQRVSLDVVHREGISTVTADDVAAAADSGHVIKLLAIAERVDGGVAVRVHPALVPLTHPLAGVHGAFNAVFVEAEAAGSLMFYGQGAGGAPTASAVLGDVVSVARHIAQGGRGPLESNYADLPVLPIDQVSSRFQLRMFVVDEPGMLAEIAGTLGRRGISIETVRQKPAAHDAHAEVVIATHRALESDMASVLEDFKALDAVLDISSVLRIEGE; this is translated from the coding sequence GTGTCTGGAGCGCTGAAGGACCCCGTGAAGATCGCCGTACTCGGATGCGGAACCGTCGGCACCCAGGTGGTGCGCCTTCTCACCGAGCAGGCCGACGACCTGGCGTGGAGGGTGGGTGCGCCTGTCGTGCTCGCCGGCGTCTACGTGCGGGACACCGCGGTCCCCCGCGACGTCGTCGTCCCGGTCCCGTCGCTCACCTCCGACGCCGAGGCGCTGATCGCCGACGCTGACGTGGTGGTCGAGGTCATGGGCGGCATCGAGCCGGCGCGCACCATGATCCTTCAGGCCATCGCCGCAGGCGCCTCCGTCGTCACCGCCAACAAGGCGCTGCTCGCCGCCCATGGCCCCGAGCTGTACGAGGCGGCGGACGCCGCAGGCGTGGACCTCTACTTCGAGGCCGCGGTCGCCGGCGCCATCCCCATCGTGCGCCCCGTGCGGGAGTCCCTTGCGGGCGACCACGTCACCCGCGTCCTCGGCATCGTCAACGGGACCACCAACTACGTGCTCGACGAGATGACCACCAAGGGCCTCGCCTACGGCGACGTCGTGTCCGAGGCGCAGCGCTTGGGCTACGCCGAGGCGGACCCGACGGCGGACGTCGAAGGCTACGACGCCGCAGCCAAGGCCGCCATCCTCGCCTCGCTCGCATTCCACCAGCGCGTATCGCTCGACGTGGTGCACCGCGAAGGCATCTCCACGGTCACCGCGGACGATGTGGCGGCCGCCGCGGACTCGGGCCACGTCATCAAGCTGCTCGCCATCGCCGAGAGGGTCGACGGCGGCGTCGCCGTCCGAGTGCACCCCGCGCTCGTGCCGCTCACGCACCCGCTCGCCGGGGTACACGGCGCGTTCAACGCCGTCTTCGTCGAGGCCGAGGCCGCAGGCTCGCTCATGTTCTACGGCCAGGGCGCGGGCGGGGCGCCCACCGCGTCGGCCGTGCTCGGAGACGTCGTGTCCGTCGCGCGGCACATCGCGCAGGGTGGTCGGGGCCCCCTCGAGTCGAACTACGCGGACCTTCCTGTCCTCCCGATCGATCAGGTCAGCTCACGCTTCCAGCTGCGCATGTTCGTCGTCGACGAGCCCGGGATGCTCGCCGAGATCGCAGGCACGCTCGGCCGCCGCGGCATTTCCATCGAGACCGTGAGGCAGAAGCCTGCCGCGCACGACGCGCACGCCGAGGTGGTCATCGCCACGCATCGTGCGCTCGAATCCGACATGGCATCGGTGCTCGAGGACTTCAAGGCCCTCGACGCGGTGCTCGACATCAGCTCCGTGCTGCGAATCGAGGGGGAGTGA
- a CDS encoding LacI family DNA-binding transcriptional regulator produces MGVSIKEVAARAGVSVGTVSNVLNRPDMVKAETVEKVHAAIDELGYVPNSAAQQLREGQSRSIGFVALDVRNPFFTDVASGAERAAAQAGLSVLLANSAESVERETWNIELFERQRVRGVLVSPLAEGLERLRDVRRRGIPVVLVDRGTEDTTFPSVAVDDVAGGELAAGHLLDGGRRRLVFVGGPTSIRQVSDRYRGAAAAVAGVDDATITSIETDGLSLQEGMRVGAELCESVASGRVDAILAANDLLAIGVEQGLLGGDHPVTIPGDVALVGYDDISFAAAAVVPITSVRQPRELLGETAVALLEEVRRPGAAPRQVVFEPELVVRASSGPPA; encoded by the coding sequence GTGGGCGTCAGCATCAAGGAGGTCGCGGCGCGCGCCGGTGTGTCCGTCGGCACCGTGTCGAACGTCCTCAACAGGCCGGACATGGTCAAGGCCGAGACCGTGGAGAAGGTCCACGCTGCCATCGACGAGCTGGGCTACGTCCCCAACTCCGCGGCGCAGCAGCTCCGGGAGGGGCAGAGCCGCAGCATCGGGTTCGTGGCGCTCGACGTGCGCAACCCGTTCTTCACGGACGTCGCCAGCGGTGCCGAACGGGCGGCCGCCCAGGCAGGTCTCAGCGTCCTGCTCGCCAACTCCGCCGAGAGCGTCGAGCGGGAGACGTGGAACATCGAGCTGTTCGAGCGCCAGCGTGTGCGCGGCGTGCTCGTGTCGCCCCTGGCAGAGGGTCTGGAAAGGCTGCGGGATGTGCGTCGTCGGGGCATCCCGGTGGTCCTCGTGGACCGGGGCACCGAGGACACGACCTTCCCGTCGGTGGCAGTCGACGACGTCGCCGGTGGCGAGCTTGCCGCGGGCCACCTGCTCGACGGCGGCCGACGCCGGCTGGTGTTCGTGGGCGGCCCCACCAGCATCCGCCAGGTTTCGGACCGCTACCGCGGTGCCGCCGCGGCGGTCGCGGGCGTGGACGACGCGACGATCACGTCGATCGAGACCGACGGCCTGTCGCTCCAGGAGGGCATGCGGGTGGGCGCGGAGCTGTGCGAGAGCGTGGCCTCGGGGAGGGTCGATGCGATCCTCGCCGCGAACGACCTGCTCGCGATCGGCGTCGAGCAGGGCCTGCTCGGTGGCGACCATCCCGTCACGATCCCCGGCGACGTCGCGCTCGTCGGGTACGACGACATCTCCTTCGCGGCCGCGGCCGTCGTGCCCATCACCTCCGTGCGTCAGCCGCGCGAGCTGCTCGGCGAGACCGCGGTCGCCCTCCTGGAGGAGGTCCGTCGGCCCGGTGCCGCGCCGCGCCAGGTGGTGTTCGAGCCCGAGCTCGTCGTCCGCGCGTCGAGCGGCCCTCCGGCCTAG
- a CDS encoding DUF817 domain-containing protein — protein MTERDVLDPDRWRWRRLWRFGVGFMRLELQSLIFAIAIFAALAITSVVELPIPRYDALLLFAVVLTAVLWATGWETTREVGVILVFHLVGLALELFKVQVGSWVYPDDAWSKVAGVPLYAGFMYAAVGSYMVQAWRRFDLRVTGFRLWPMTVLALAAYANFFTHHWIPDLRWLIALGFLIELRGTLVHFSVREHRYRMPLVLAFVAIGASLWLAENAATLLGAWRYPDQLLAWTMVHVGKVGSWALLVSLSFVIVAALKRLEGLLDGHADDEPSVVVVRRQARSERRREARLARRADRAPDLSLEP, from the coding sequence GTGACCGAGCGCGACGTGCTGGACCCGGACAGGTGGCGCTGGCGTCGGCTCTGGCGCTTCGGCGTGGGGTTCATGCGGCTCGAGCTGCAGTCGCTGATCTTCGCGATCGCGATCTTCGCGGCGCTGGCGATCACGTCGGTGGTGGAGCTGCCTATCCCGCGCTACGACGCGCTGCTGCTGTTCGCGGTGGTCCTCACCGCGGTCCTGTGGGCGACGGGCTGGGAGACGACGCGCGAGGTCGGCGTGATCCTGGTGTTCCACCTGGTAGGGCTGGCATTGGAGCTGTTCAAGGTGCAGGTCGGCTCGTGGGTCTACCCCGACGACGCGTGGTCCAAGGTGGCAGGGGTGCCGCTGTACGCGGGCTTCATGTATGCCGCGGTCGGGTCGTACATGGTGCAGGCGTGGCGGCGCTTCGACCTGCGCGTGACAGGCTTCCGACTGTGGCCCATGACGGTCCTGGCGCTCGCCGCGTACGCGAACTTCTTCACGCACCACTGGATCCCGGACCTGCGATGGCTGATCGCGCTCGGGTTCCTGATCGAGCTGCGGGGCACGCTCGTGCACTTCTCGGTGCGCGAGCATCGCTACCGGATGCCGCTGGTGCTCGCGTTCGTCGCGATCGGCGCGTCGCTGTGGCTGGCGGAGAACGCGGCGACCCTGCTGGGCGCGTGGAGGTACCCGGACCAGCTGCTCGCGTGGACGATGGTCCATGTGGGCAAGGTGGGCTCGTGGGCGCTGCTGGTGTCGCTGAGCTTCGTGATCGTCGCCGCGCTCAAGAGGCTCGAGGGCCTGCTCGACGGCCACGCCGACGACGAGCCGAGCGTGGTCGTGGTGCGGCGGCAGGCACGGTCGGAGCGGCGCCGTGAGGCGCGGCTCGCCCGTCGGGCGGATCGAGCGCCAGACCTTAGCCTGGAGCCATGA
- the lysA gene encoding diaminopimelate decarboxylase, with protein sequence MSAVWSRTVERSDDGALRVGGCDVRDLAGQYGTPLYIVDEVDMRARAAAFRDHFTAAFGRHGARCDVFYASKSFLSSRVARWMLDEDLNMDVASGGELEIALRGGMPPARIALHGNNKSDAEIERALKVGVGRLVVDSLDEIAIIDAIAFELGVTAPVMVRVTTGVHAGGHEYIATAHEDQKFGLSLASGAAIEALRRVHASDSLELQGIHTHIGSQILSIGAFRESATRMLRLRAEFAAESGVEVPEVDLGGGYAISYVPGTQALEPRTAAFEIADAVADALAEAGGTWPRFSIEPGRAISGPAGMTLYRVGVVKTVDLEEGGHRTYVAVDGGMSDNMRPITYGADYTATLAARLSEEPPRLSRVVGKHCESGDIVVRNVELPGDVNRGDLLAVAATGAYGRTMSNNYNALLRPAVVSVKDGDSTVHIRRDTMEDLLSWDVAPA encoded by the coding sequence GTGAGCGCAGTCTGGTCCCGGACGGTCGAGCGCAGTGACGACGGGGCGCTGCGCGTCGGCGGCTGCGACGTGCGCGACCTCGCGGGACAGTACGGCACCCCGCTCTACATCGTCGACGAGGTCGACATGCGGGCGAGGGCGGCGGCGTTCCGGGATCATTTCACGGCGGCGTTCGGGCGTCATGGCGCCAGGTGCGACGTCTTCTACGCCAGCAAGTCCTTCCTCAGCTCCCGTGTCGCACGCTGGATGCTCGACGAGGACCTCAATATGGACGTCGCGTCCGGCGGAGAGCTGGAGATCGCGCTGCGCGGAGGCATGCCTCCCGCGCGCATCGCGCTCCACGGCAACAACAAGTCGGACGCGGAGATCGAGCGAGCGCTGAAGGTCGGCGTCGGACGGCTGGTGGTGGACTCGCTCGACGAGATCGCGATCATCGACGCCATCGCGTTCGAGCTGGGCGTGACCGCGCCTGTCATGGTGCGCGTCACCACCGGGGTGCATGCGGGCGGGCACGAGTACATCGCGACCGCGCATGAGGACCAGAAGTTCGGGCTGTCCCTCGCGTCGGGCGCCGCGATCGAGGCGCTGCGTCGCGTGCATGCGTCGGACAGCCTGGAGCTCCAGGGGATCCACACCCACATCGGCTCGCAGATCCTGTCGATCGGTGCGTTCCGCGAGTCCGCGACGCGCATGCTGCGGCTGCGCGCCGAGTTCGCGGCCGAGTCCGGTGTCGAGGTGCCCGAGGTGGACCTGGGAGGCGGTTACGCCATCTCCTATGTCCCGGGTACCCAGGCTCTCGAGCCGAGGACCGCGGCCTTCGAGATCGCGGATGCGGTCGCCGACGCGCTGGCCGAGGCAGGAGGCACCTGGCCTCGCTTCTCGATCGAGCCCGGCCGCGCGATCTCGGGACCCGCGGGGATGACGCTGTACAGGGTCGGCGTGGTGAAGACCGTGGACCTCGAGGAGGGTGGGCACCGCACGTACGTGGCGGTCGACGGTGGCATGAGCGACAACATGCGTCCCATCACGTACGGCGCCGATTACACCGCGACGCTCGCGGCGCGCCTGTCGGAGGAGCCGCCCAGGCTCAGCCGCGTGGTCGGCAAGCACTGTGAGAGCGGCGACATCGTGGTCCGCAACGTGGAGTTGCCTGGCGATGTCAACCGGGGCGACCTGCTGGCCGTCGCCGCCACAGGAGCGTACGGCCGCACGATGTCCAACAACTACAACGCGCTGCTGCGCCCTGCGGTCGTGTCCGTCAAGGATGGCGATTCCACCGTGCACATCCGCCGCGACACGATGGAGGACCTGCTCAGCTGGGACGTGGCCCCGGCCTGA
- the thrB gene encoding homoserine kinase, protein MRISADHVRVSVPATSGNLGPGFDALGMALGLRDELEVRAVASRTVELEIEGEGADTLPRDESHLVVQAIRAALDHVGASQTGLAIRATNRIPHGRGLGSSAAAVVAGITAARAMIAEPEALGRAEALRLATAFEGHPDNAAPAIYGGATVAWTEDGAPRAAALEVGDQIETSVLVPAATLPTKEARAVLPSQVPHTHAAFNAGRSALLVHALAGRPELLFDATEDRLHQGYRANVLGPATVLLRHLRDRGLAAVISGAGPSVLVIGEGLDAAGLGAGLPAALQGIGDSGWRAFHTVGRVAGASGEPVGV, encoded by the coding sequence ATGCGCATCTCCGCCGACCACGTGCGGGTCTCCGTACCCGCCACCTCCGGCAACCTGGGTCCCGGCTTCGACGCGCTCGGGATGGCGTTGGGGCTGCGCGACGAGCTCGAGGTGCGCGCCGTCGCGTCCCGCACCGTCGAGCTCGAGATCGAGGGCGAAGGGGCCGACACCCTGCCTCGCGACGAGTCGCACCTGGTGGTGCAGGCCATCCGCGCAGCGCTCGACCACGTGGGCGCCTCCCAGACCGGGCTGGCGATCCGCGCCACCAACCGCATCCCGCATGGTCGGGGTCTCGGCTCCTCGGCAGCCGCCGTCGTCGCAGGCATCACCGCGGCGCGCGCGATGATCGCCGAGCCTGAGGCTCTCGGCCGTGCTGAGGCGCTTCGCCTCGCCACTGCGTTCGAGGGTCATCCGGACAATGCCGCGCCCGCGATCTACGGCGGTGCGACGGTCGCCTGGACTGAGGACGGCGCGCCGCGAGCGGCCGCTCTCGAGGTCGGCGACCAGATCGAGACGTCTGTGCTCGTGCCCGCCGCCACGCTTCCCACGAAGGAGGCACGTGCCGTGCTGCCTTCGCAGGTGCCGCACACGCACGCAGCCTTCAACGCGGGCCGGTCGGCGCTCCTGGTGCACGCTCTGGCGGGGCGCCCGGAGCTTCTCTTCGACGCCACCGAGGACCGCCTGCACCAGGGATACCGCGCGAACGTGCTGGGCCCGGCGACCGTGCTCCTCCGGCATCTTCGCGACCGCGGCCTGGCAGCGGTCATCTCCGGCGCCGGACCCTCCGTCCTCGTGATCGGAGAGGGACTCGACGCGGCGGGGCTCGGCGCGGGCCTGCCTGCCGCGCTCCAGGGCATCGGCGACTCAGGGTGGAGGGCTTTCCACACCGTCGGCCGAGTGGCCGGGGCCTCCGGGGAGCCTGTCGGCGTCTGA
- a CDS encoding arsenate reductase/protein-tyrosine-phosphatase family protein, translating into MTRPARVLMVCSGNICRSPAMHYLAGREWADAAEVRSAGTWAELGMDATREIRRAARERAGLEMPRHRPTQLDSALLAQSDLVLVATRQHVRWIEQSEGALPPHVFVLKEAVALAQRAPAPAGGTAAGRLAAAAAALHDERLRDPAPLTGLDDPWSHPQEVFDRVMDEIVEAIDALGAWAGV; encoded by the coding sequence ATGACCCGTCCAGCCCGCGTCCTCATGGTCTGCTCCGGCAACATCTGCCGCTCCCCTGCGATGCACTACCTCGCCGGCCGCGAGTGGGCCGACGCGGCCGAGGTCCGGTCCGCGGGCACCTGGGCCGAGCTCGGCATGGACGCGACACGGGAGATCCGCCGTGCGGCCCGCGAGCGTGCGGGGCTCGAGATGCCCCGGCATCGGCCGACCCAGCTGGATTCGGCGCTGCTGGCGCAGTCGGACCTGGTGCTGGTGGCCACGCGCCAGCATGTGCGGTGGATCGAGCAGTCGGAGGGCGCGTTGCCCCCGCACGTGTTCGTGCTCAAGGAGGCGGTCGCGCTGGCGCAACGGGCGCCCGCGCCGGCGGGCGGGACGGCGGCGGGCCGCCTTGCCGCGGCCGCCGCAGCACTGCATGACGAGCGCCTGCGGGACCCGGCGCCGCTGACGGGCCTGGACGATCCTTGGTCGCACCCGCAGGAGGTGTTCGATCGCGTGATGGACGAGATCGTCGAGGCGATCGATGCGTTGGGTGCGTGGGCGGGGGTCTGA
- a CDS encoding winged helix-turn-helix transcriptional regulator — translation MTADAPITNVGADDRLDGPFEPNVFARDCGSRAAFEAITGRWTSLVLIALVEGPHRFGELRRRVDGVSEKMLSQSLHALEREGLLTRTDHGTLPPRVDYALTPLGVEVAGRLRALADVLQDTVPLFEAARAEYDGQ, via the coding sequence ATGACAGCTGACGCCCCGATCACGAACGTCGGGGCCGACGACCGCCTCGACGGACCGTTCGAGCCCAACGTGTTCGCCCGAGACTGCGGCTCCCGTGCCGCGTTCGAGGCGATCACGGGCCGCTGGACCTCGCTGGTGCTGATCGCATTGGTCGAAGGACCTCACCGGTTCGGCGAGCTGCGCCGACGCGTCGACGGCGTCAGCGAGAAGATGCTCTCCCAGTCGCTTCATGCACTCGAACGCGAGGGTCTGCTCACCCGCACCGATCACGGCACGCTGCCGCCCCGCGTCGACTATGCGCTCACCCCGCTGGGCGTCGAGGTGGCCGGACGGCTCCGCGCGCTCGCGGACGTGCTCCAGGACACGGTCCCCCTGTTCGAGGCGGCCCGCGCCGAGTACGACGGCCAGTAG